Proteins from a genomic interval of Anolis sagrei isolate rAnoSag1 chromosome 1, rAnoSag1.mat, whole genome shotgun sequence:
- the L2HGDH gene encoding L-2-hydroxyglutarate dehydrogenase, mitochondrial — MAPLPALRRLLLLPPRPFRLPWRGLGTGEGPTSHNTFDVAVVGAGIVGLASARELCLRHPSLTFAVLEKEKELAVHQSGHNSGVIHSGIYYTPGSLKAKLCVEGSLLCYEYCDKKGIPYKQCGKLIVAVEQEEIPRLKALYKRGLQNKVRGLKLISAKEIQAKEPYCRGLMALDSPYTGIVNYRQVALAYAEDFQAAGGTVLTDFEVKDIQMNKESPAGSEEGMEYLVAVKNSKGEEIHCRHLVSCAGLYSDRLSQISGCSPEPRIVPFRGDYLVLKPEKCYLVRGNIYPVPDPRFPFLGVHFTPRMDGSVWLGPNAVLAFKREGYKFYDFSVPDFIDATAYSGLWKLVLRNFSYGMGEMYRACFLSAQVKQLQRFIPEVTVNDILRGPAGVRAQALDRDGNLVDDFVFDGGTGDVGAQILHVRNAPSPAATSSLAIAKMIADEVEDRFHL, encoded by the exons CCACAACACCTTTGACGTTGCTGTCGTTGGGGCCGGCATCGTGGGCCTGGCTTCAGCCCGGGAGCTGTGCTTGCGGCATCCATCCCTCACCTTTGCTGTgctggaaaaggagaaggagttaG CCGTCCATCAGAGCGGACACAACAGCGGTGTTATTCACAGCGGAATCTACTACACGCCCGGATCGCTGAAGGCCAAGCTGTGTGTGGAGGGATCTCTCCTGTGCTATGAATACTGTGACAAGAAAGGGATCCCATATAAACAGTGCGGCAAG CTGATAGTAGCGGTGGAGCAGGAAGAAATCCCTAGGCTGAAGGCTCTGTACAAGAGAGGGCTGCAGAACAAAGTCCGGGGCCTGAAGCTGATAAGCGCCAAAGAGATACAAGCCAAGGAACCCTATTGCCGG GGCTTAATGGCGCTGGACTCCCCTTACACGGGCATCGTCAACTACAGGCAGGTGGCCTTGGCTTATGCGGAAGACTTCCAGGCTGCGGGAGGGACCGTCTTGACCGATTTTGAAGTGAAAGACATTCAGATGAACAAGGAAAGCCCCGCCGGAAGCGAAGAAG GGATGGAATACCTGGTTGCTGTTAAAAACTCAAAG GGAGAAGAAATCCACTGCCGGCATCTTGTCTCCTGCGCAGGACTTTACTCCGATCGCCTTTCTCAAATCAGTGGTTGCAGCCCGGAGCCCCGCATCGTGCCTTTCCGGGGTGATTATTTGGTGCTGAAACCGGAGAAGTGCTACCTGGTTAGAGGAAACATTTATCCG GTACCTGACCCTCGATTCCCTTTCCTGGGTGTTCATTTCACACCAAGGATGGACGGCAGCGTCTGGCTCGGGCCGAATGCCGTTCTCGCCTTCAAACGAGAGGGATACAAGTTCTATGACTTCAGTGTCCCAGATTTTATAGATGCGACTGCATACAG tgGTTTATGGAAGTTGGTGCTCAGGAACTTCTCATACGGGATGGGAGAAATGTACAGAGCCTGCTTCCTCAGCGCACAAGTGAAGCAGCTGCAGAGATTCATACCCGAAGTCACCGTCAATGATATCCTCAG GGGTCCAGCTGGCGTCAGAGCTCAGGCTTTGGACAGAGACGGGAACTTGGTGGACGATTTTGTATTCGACGGAGGCACCGGAGATGTTGGCGCTCAGATTCTCCATGTCAGAAACGCCCCTTCTCCCGCCGCTACCTCCTCCCTTGCCATTGCTAAAATGATTGCCGACGAGGTGGAGGACAGGTTTCATTTATGA